A window from Salvia miltiorrhiza cultivar Shanhuang (shh) chromosome 2, IMPLAD_Smil_shh, whole genome shotgun sequence encodes these proteins:
- the LOC131010577 gene encoding subtilisin-like protease SBT4.3 isoform X1 produces the protein MTKTDMAVASAATLVAAAQCVEAAEAAVGAAGAILYEDRLRDVALSFPLPASYLGSLDGAQVYDYINRTRNPTATILRSDEVNETMAPFVVSFSSRGPNPITMDILKPDVSAPGVDIIAAWSEANTASGYPEDPRVVGCRMFDVGCLYDGYFFNVG, from the exons ATGACCAAGACTGACATGGCGGTGGCCTCGGCTGCAACACTAGTGGCTGCTGCACAGTGTGTTGAGGCGGCTGAGGCAGCCGTTGGCGCAGCCGGAGCTATACTGTACGAGGATCGGTTAAGAGATGTGGCTCTCTCTTTTCCCCTCCCGGCCTCTTACTTGGGATCACTTGATGGTGCTCAAGTTTATGATTATATCAATAGAACTAG GAATCCAACAGCTACCATTTTGAGGAGTGATGAAGTCAATGAAACAATGGCTCCCTTTGTTGTCTCCTTTTCTTCAAGGGGTCCCAATCCCATTACCATGGACATCCTCAAG CCTGATGTTAGTGCACCCGGAGTGGACATTATTGCAGCGTGGTCGGAGGCTAATACGGCGTCGGGATATCCTGAAGATCCAAGAGTAGTAGGATGTAGGATGTTTGATGTAGGATGTTTGTATGATGGATACTTTTTCAATGTAGGATGA
- the LOC131010577 gene encoding subtilisin-like protease SBT4.14 isoform X2, producing MTKTDMAVASAATLVAAAQCVEAAEAAVGAAGAILYEDRLRDVALSFPLPASYLGSLDGAQVYDYINRTRNPTATILRSDEVNETMAPFVVSFSSRGPNPITMDILKRGRRLIRRRDILKIQE from the exons ATGACCAAGACTGACATGGCGGTGGCCTCGGCTGCAACACTAGTGGCTGCTGCACAGTGTGTTGAGGCGGCTGAGGCAGCCGTTGGCGCAGCCGGAGCTATACTGTACGAGGATCGGTTAAGAGATGTGGCTCTCTCTTTTCCCCTCCCGGCCTCTTACTTGGGATCACTTGATGGTGCTCAAGTTTATGATTATATCAATAGAACTAG GAATCCAACAGCTACCATTTTGAGGAGTGATGAAGTCAATGAAACAATGGCTCCCTTTGTTGTCTCCTTTTCTTCAAGGGGTCCCAATCCCATTACCATGGACATCCTCAAG CGTGGTCGGAGGCTAATACGGCGTCGGGATATCCTGAAGATCCAAGAGTAG